The following proteins come from a genomic window of Herpetosiphon gulosus:
- a CDS encoding VWA domain-containing protein, giving the protein MNLSRMMRRVAQPVAGQSLVFSAILFFVLIGFAALAIDTGEAFSRQRQQQAASTAATISGLETLGVDGNDNAVVAAIEAALAANGITNAQPIVGDWPNLDPTVNYYRAFYTQRGSRVEYPVGTFSGSVPSEFNGIRVEVRSARNTIFAQALGVDTLEVSADNKATWCQCATYVFPIAVSTDKMLGTLPGESVTLTWTKNKITNAIDEKNYFVWAEWTAGSNADNRLKESLGGSGDLIKGLTETTPPAGYSNTSNNGIINNEDWIKVSDSVLTPGSATLSSLMTALKSGKPILLPTFSKLSYTGTTPKYASFRSGGFVRVILTHVSGTTIQFRYVDSNSNCPCVDVPLPPTPPEVKVTLDQKLIWYLPSITTTSYDISLVVDVSGSMRWCWNNQNTCGTNANARWYLVKEFLRKFSYKMLDVWNAPEGTPMNNAALFPGEELFGKGGDNRIAVVRFSGGARTDSPSFGFVNSPSGSDIGSIGTRTTAMKTKMTTFINWISSGNMDGSTAGAAGLNEGIRYFDNVGADSRKDRFGRPIKLVMMMLTDGLTNVLYEGPQIGQQNSQTRKHTTISGSSYKYCKAPNDPSRNNPLTPGGSGYPITDLPDVQANCPWNGEGSGSGYAKAPIASLIEVSDRARNRVSPKRPISIVAILVGDQQTYGLSDLRIDRIASSGGAFYAKDPNSLNYALTAILESLAQPCYERDALIPAASAKITVRDSTGAVVAGMGNMQASTTGSLIFRVPEPGNYSFIAERRVTAWSEFPLGAGETLDPNMYNSTRDPRLAGTTYLPQLYNRLQAPEDIVYRNAIPFSIPEDAEGMIDLGKYTLIIAENEAFKGLCPE; this is encoded by the coding sequence ATGAACTTAAGTCGCATGATGCGACGTGTAGCCCAACCAGTCGCAGGACAATCATTAGTATTCTCTGCTATTTTGTTCTTCGTCTTGATTGGTTTCGCTGCACTAGCCATTGATACAGGTGAGGCGTTTAGTCGCCAACGCCAACAACAAGCAGCTTCAACTGCTGCTACCATCAGTGGTTTGGAAACATTGGGTGTCGATGGCAACGATAACGCCGTTGTGGCTGCAATTGAGGCAGCTTTGGCTGCGAATGGTATCACCAATGCCCAACCAATCGTTGGTGATTGGCCAAACCTCGACCCAACCGTAAATTACTATCGAGCCTTCTATACCCAACGTGGCTCACGGGTTGAATATCCAGTTGGAACGTTCAGCGGTAGTGTTCCCAGTGAATTCAATGGGATTCGGGTGGAAGTTCGCTCGGCTCGCAACACAATTTTTGCCCAAGCTTTAGGCGTGGATACCCTCGAAGTTTCAGCCGATAATAAAGCAACTTGGTGTCAATGTGCGACCTATGTCTTCCCAATCGCGGTCTCAACCGATAAGATGCTGGGGACGTTGCCAGGTGAAAGCGTTACCCTGACTTGGACAAAAAACAAAATCACCAATGCTATCGATGAAAAGAACTACTTCGTTTGGGCTGAATGGACAGCTGGTAGCAATGCCGATAATCGCTTGAAGGAATCCTTGGGCGGTAGCGGTGATTTGATCAAAGGTTTGACCGAAACCACTCCTCCAGCTGGCTATAGCAATACCAGCAATAATGGAATCATCAACAATGAGGACTGGATCAAAGTTTCGGATAGTGTACTAACGCCAGGTTCGGCAACCTTAAGCTCGTTGATGACTGCGCTGAAGAGTGGTAAGCCAATTTTGTTGCCAACCTTTAGCAAACTTAGCTATACAGGTACAACCCCTAAATATGCTAGCTTCCGATCAGGTGGCTTTGTGCGGGTTATCTTGACACATGTCAGTGGAACGACCATTCAATTTCGCTATGTTGACTCGAATTCTAACTGTCCATGTGTTGACGTACCCCTACCACCAACACCACCTGAAGTTAAGGTAACCCTTGATCAAAAGTTGATTTGGTATCTGCCAAGTATTACCACAACTAGCTATGATATTTCGTTGGTGGTTGACGTTTCTGGTTCGATGCGCTGGTGCTGGAACAACCAGAACACTTGTGGCACCAATGCAAACGCTCGCTGGTATCTGGTCAAAGAGTTCTTGCGCAAGTTCTCGTATAAGATGCTCGATGTTTGGAATGCCCCAGAAGGCACACCCATGAACAATGCAGCCTTATTCCCTGGCGAAGAACTGTTTGGTAAAGGTGGCGATAACCGGATTGCAGTTGTGCGGTTCAGTGGCGGTGCTCGAACTGATAGCCCTTCATTTGGTTTTGTCAATTCACCATCTGGCAGTGATATAGGCAGTATCGGCACTCGTACTACAGCGATGAAAACCAAAATGACTACCTTTATCAACTGGATCAGCTCTGGCAACATGGATGGTAGTACGGCTGGCGCGGCTGGCTTGAATGAAGGTATTCGCTACTTCGACAATGTGGGTGCGGATTCACGTAAAGATCGTTTTGGTCGCCCAATCAAGCTGGTTATGATGATGTTGACCGACGGTTTGACCAACGTGTTGTACGAAGGCCCACAAATTGGTCAACAAAATAGCCAAACCAGAAAACATACGACGATTAGTGGCAGTTCGTATAAATATTGTAAAGCACCGAACGACCCAAGCCGAAATAACCCATTGACCCCTGGCGGAAGTGGTTACCCAATCACCGACTTGCCTGATGTGCAGGCCAACTGTCCATGGAATGGCGAAGGCAGCGGGAGTGGCTATGCCAAGGCACCAATTGCCTCGTTGATCGAAGTCTCTGATCGCGCACGTAATCGGGTTTCACCGAAGCGGCCAATTAGCATCGTGGCAATCTTAGTGGGCGACCAACAAACCTATGGTCTTTCAGACTTACGGATTGATCGGATTGCTTCATCTGGTGGCGCATTCTATGCCAAAGACCCAAATTCGCTCAACTATGCGCTTACCGCGATTCTTGAGAGTTTGGCCCAACCATGTTATGAGCGTGATGCACTGATTCCAGCAGCCTCGGCCAAGATTACTGTTCGCGATAGCACTGGCGCAGTCGTCGCTGGGATGGGCAATATGCAGGCTTCAACTACTGGTAGCTTAATCTTTAGAGTACCAGAGCCAGGCAACTATAGCTTTATTGCTGAGCGCAGGGTAACGGCTTGGAGTGAATTCCCCTTGGGTGCAGGCGAAACGCTTGATCCAAACATGTATAACTCTACCCGTGACCCACGCTTAGCAGGCACAACCTACTTGCCACAATTGTACAATCGCTTGCAAGCACCAGAGGATATTGTGTACCGCAATGCGATTCCATTCAGTATTCCTGAAGATGCTGAAGGCATGATTGACTTGGGCAAATATACCTTGATCATCGCTGAGAACGAAGCGTTCAAGGGACTCTGCCCAGAATAA